The Aureispira anguillae genome contains a region encoding:
- a CDS encoding hemolysin family protein, with amino-acid sequence MLFDFLILLVFLISSGFFSGIEIAFISADRLRVEVERKKGNKRGLILADFLEHPSEFLGTTLVGNNIVLVALSILAGNFLLLYFGIDSDTFLGTIQATLITTIVVLIFGEFLPKVSFQINPTGILFLFAYPLGIIRWFLTPLVWVMIKTSNALIEKVFKISNESTEQVFTRRDLDHFINSINSEDEEIDTTLFQNALYMHTVKVRDCMIPRNEIEGIEINASIDELRDMFVKTRVSRLLVYKDSIDYIEGYVHHQRLFENPTSIKEILWEIPMVHEFTPVQDVMNRLIKEKLNLAWVVDERGGTAGIVALEDILEEIFGEIADEHDLDEATVKINDNEFIFSGRNEIDTINEEYELDIPESDDYHTLSGLMVTKKEDIPAQGEMVILKNYEFIAEEVSNTKIEKVRVIRLPKDDLLP; translated from the coding sequence ATGTTATTTGATTTCCTTATTCTTCTTGTTTTTTTAATCTCCTCAGGTTTTTTCTCTGGAATAGAGATTGCCTTTATTTCAGCAGACCGTTTGAGAGTAGAAGTTGAACGCAAGAAAGGCAACAAACGAGGGCTTATTTTAGCTGATTTTCTTGAACATCCCTCTGAGTTTCTAGGAACAACATTGGTTGGCAACAACATTGTCTTGGTTGCGCTCAGTATTTTAGCTGGAAACTTTTTACTACTTTACTTTGGCATTGATAGCGATACCTTTTTGGGAACAATCCAAGCAACACTTATCACAACGATTGTTGTTTTAATTTTTGGAGAATTTCTACCCAAAGTTTCTTTCCAAATTAACCCAACAGGTATTTTATTTCTCTTTGCCTATCCCCTTGGTATAATCCGTTGGTTTTTGACTCCCTTGGTTTGGGTCATGATAAAAACATCCAATGCCTTAATTGAAAAAGTATTTAAAATCTCAAACGAATCAACCGAACAAGTATTTACGCGCCGAGATTTGGATCATTTTATCAATAGTATCAATTCTGAAGATGAAGAAATTGACACGACTTTATTTCAGAACGCACTCTATATGCATACGGTCAAAGTTCGAGATTGTATGATCCCTCGTAATGAAATCGAAGGGATAGAGATTAATGCTAGCATTGATGAATTGCGAGATATGTTTGTCAAAACTCGTGTGTCTAGATTATTGGTTTACAAAGATTCTATTGATTATATAGAGGGCTATGTCCATCATCAACGTTTATTTGAAAACCCTACATCCATCAAAGAAATTCTTTGGGAAATTCCAATGGTTCATGAATTTACTCCTGTTCAGGATGTTATGAATCGTCTTATTAAAGAAAAATTAAATCTGGCTTGGGTCGTAGATGAACGAGGGGGTACAGCAGGAATTGTAGCCTTAGAAGATATTTTGGAAGAAATTTTTGGAGAAATTGCAGACGAGCATGATTTAGATGAAGCTACGGTCAAAATCAATGACAATGAATTTATCTTTTCTGGTCGTAATGAGATTGATACCATCAATGAGGAGTATGAATTAGATATACCTGAGAGTGATGACTACCACACACTTTCTGGCTTAATGGTTACTAAGAAAGAAGATATTCCAGCGCAAGGAGAAATGGTAATTCTAAAAAATTATGAATTCATTGCTGAAGAAGTTAGCAATACAAAAATAGAAAAGGTTCGGGTAATCCGCCTACCTAAAGACGATCTATTGCCCTAA
- the serC gene encoding 3-phosphoserine/phosphohydroxythreonine transaminase, protein MKIHNFSAGPAILPQVVLEEAAKAVENYENVGLSILEMSHRSKEIVAVMDEAQSLVKQLLNLGDDYSVLFLTGGASSQFFMVAMNLLNEGEKACYLDTGVWSTKAIKEVSNFGTVEVLASSKEDNFNYIPKDWTTPADAKYLHITSNNTIYGTQYQNFPTTESILVADMSSDIFSREFDASQFGLIYAGAQKNLGPAGTTLVIVRNDILGTVNRAIPTMLDYRTHIKKASAFNTPPVYPIYVCLLTLRWLQGQGGLKAVEAMNKKKAALLYDEIDRNPFFKGTAAVEDRSLMNVTFAADSPAHEAAFLAYCTANGVSGIKGHRSVGGFRASIYNAMPMESIEFLVNLMQNFKPE, encoded by the coding sequence ATGAAAATCCACAACTTTAGTGCAGGACCAGCAATTTTACCACAAGTGGTTTTAGAAGAAGCTGCTAAAGCAGTTGAAAATTATGAGAATGTTGGACTATCCATCTTAGAAATGTCACACAGAAGCAAAGAAATTGTGGCGGTAATGGATGAGGCGCAGAGTTTAGTAAAACAATTGCTTAATTTGGGAGATGACTATTCGGTTTTATTTTTAACAGGAGGAGCTAGTTCTCAATTTTTTATGGTGGCCATGAATTTGCTCAATGAAGGAGAAAAAGCCTGCTATCTTGATACAGGGGTCTGGTCTACCAAAGCTATTAAGGAAGTGTCTAATTTTGGAACGGTAGAAGTATTGGCTTCTTCTAAGGAAGATAATTTTAATTACATTCCTAAGGATTGGACCACACCAGCAGATGCTAAGTATTTGCACATCACTAGCAATAATACGATTTATGGAACTCAATATCAGAATTTTCCAACAACAGAATCTATTTTGGTAGCAGATATGTCATCTGATATTTTTAGCCGAGAATTTGATGCTAGCCAATTTGGGTTAATTTATGCAGGAGCCCAAAAAAATCTTGGACCAGCAGGAACAACTTTGGTAATTGTTCGCAATGATATTTTAGGAACGGTTAACCGTGCTATTCCAACGATGTTGGATTATCGTACACACATCAAGAAAGCTTCTGCTTTTAATACCCCACCTGTTTATCCAATTTATGTATGCTTGTTGACACTGAGATGGTTGCAAGGACAAGGAGGACTTAAAGCAGTAGAAGCAATGAACAAGAAAAAAGCTGCTTTATTGTACGATGAAATTGATAGAAATCCATTTTTTAAAGGTACCGCAGCGGTAGAAGATCGTTCTTTGATGAATGTTACCTTTGCTGCCGACAGCCCTGCGCATGAAGCTGCTTTTTTGGCTTATTGTACAGCAAATGGTGTATCGGGAATAAAAGGTCATCGTTCTGTAGGTGGTTTCCGTGCATCTATTTATAATGCAATGCCTATGGAAAGTATTGAATTTTTGGTTAATTTAATGCAAAATTTTAAACCTGAATAA
- a CDS encoding PspA/IM30 family protein, whose product MWSFVKRLWNILVGNLHEVADKFEQPITMTKQGIRDLEAQLKESLQSFAEVRAVAIRSKNEVNQAAQAAEDYKKKAMTLLHKAQKGQNSAEFERLAAEAMAQREQKLDLYKTHLATQQKYEKMVATMNGKIKRLKREISKWKSELKSLESRQKAAAAGMKISKVMAGVDSGKTLEMLNKMKERVENDEALAEAYGEMATTTKSIDEEINAALEGHEGMDALLALKEEMGLLKKDVIDLKPEEDIISIEIERNNDLDAI is encoded by the coding sequence ATGTGGTCCTTTGTAAAACGCTTATGGAATATATTAGTAGGTAATTTGCACGAGGTTGCCGATAAATTTGAGCAACCGATTACCATGACCAAACAGGGCATCCGTGATTTAGAAGCTCAACTAAAAGAAAGCCTCCAATCGTTTGCTGAGGTTCGTGCAGTTGCTATTCGTAGCAAAAATGAAGTCAATCAAGCTGCACAGGCGGCCGAAGATTATAAAAAGAAAGCAATGACCTTGCTGCACAAGGCTCAAAAGGGACAAAATTCAGCAGAATTTGAACGCTTAGCGGCTGAAGCAATGGCTCAACGAGAACAAAAATTGGACCTTTATAAAACACATTTGGCGACTCAACAAAAATATGAAAAGATGGTCGCTACTATGAATGGTAAAATAAAGCGTCTAAAAAGAGAAATTTCTAAATGGAAAAGCGAGTTAAAAAGCTTGGAATCTCGACAAAAAGCTGCTGCCGCTGGCATGAAAATCAGTAAGGTTATGGCTGGCGTTGACTCTGGCAAAACGCTAGAAATGCTCAATAAAATGAAAGAGCGGGTAGAGAATGATGAGGCTTTGGCCGAAGCTTATGGTGAAATGGCTACCACAACTAAATCCATTGATGAAGAAATCAATGCAGCCTTAGAGGGGCATGAAGGAATGGATGCTTTGCTGGCATTAAAGGAGGAAATGGGCTTGCTAAAAAAGGATGTAATTGACTTAAAACCCGAAGAGGATATTATTTCTATCGAAATTGAGCGAAACAATGATCTAGACGCAATCTAA
- a CDS encoding glycosyltransferase family 2 protein, protein MSFSASYFRTVIVQCLVKLPLSIIIPTYNEAENIAALLQQLTWADEIIVVDSFSTDDTPVIVQNTTATLLQRVYQGPADQKNWAIRQAKHQWVLILDADERLTPLLTQEIKEIVNRPTIKYAGYYLYRQNYFMGKKINYSGLQRDRVIRLIQRDLCAYNNKQVHEEIETEGKIGYLNHKLEHFTYKNLAHFLAKNERYGLWSAQDHFLKVPQVTFYHLWFKPLGRFLNQYLFKKGFLDGQAGFIFCVIMAWGVFLRYVKIKEMRQEGYQK, encoded by the coding sequence TTGAGTTTTAGCGCATCTTATTTTAGAACTGTTATTGTCCAATGCCTAGTGAAATTACCACTTTCTATTATCATACCAACTTATAATGAAGCGGAAAATATTGCTGCTTTGCTCCAACAGCTAACTTGGGCTGATGAGATTATTGTTGTGGATTCGTTTAGCACTGATGATACACCAGTTATTGTTCAAAATACTACCGCTACTTTATTGCAACGGGTCTACCAAGGTCCTGCCGATCAAAAAAATTGGGCAATTCGCCAAGCAAAACACCAATGGGTATTGATTTTAGATGCCGATGAACGTTTGACTCCTTTGTTAACGCAAGAAATCAAAGAAATTGTCAACCGACCCACTATAAAATATGCAGGTTATTATTTGTATCGGCAGAATTATTTTATGGGCAAAAAAATTAACTACAGTGGTCTACAAAGGGATCGAGTTATTCGTTTGATTCAGCGAGATTTGTGCGCTTACAACAACAAACAAGTGCATGAAGAAATAGAGACAGAGGGCAAAATTGGCTATTTGAACCACAAATTAGAGCATTTTACCTATAAAAACTTAGCGCATTTTTTAGCCAAAAATGAGCGTTATGGCTTATGGTCAGCACAGGATCATTTTTTGAAAGTACCTCAAGTAACTTTCTATCATTTATGGTTCAAACCCCTTGGAAGATTCCTTAATCAATATCTTTTTAAAAAAGGTTTTTTGGATGGTCAAGCAGGCTTTATTTTTTGCGTTATTATGGCTTGGGGGGTATTTTTGCGTTATGTAAAAATCAAAGAAATGAGGCAGGAGGGATACCAAAAATAG
- a CDS encoding serpin family protein: protein MNQYKNYFYMLGLLLGLNACNKVNLQPSPTPTPPTGTTTTNQVIEGNTQFALDIYQEVVNENENQMLSPYSISTALAMVYAGTDGNTATEMQNVLGFGPNNNSFHQAFNRVTNTIESNINTAPNNEINIINKIWRNTSFNFLSSFEQLMNNEYLAPVVATDFSQKAASRQLINNWVDQETHQLIPELLPNGFITDKTVSVLVNAIYFKADWEQQFVPAFTHPQSFRTTNAVVTTDMMSDLIPTNDLKFTEDADAEVLELFFKDKQSSIVLILPKNAAVGINNFVQQTLSKTKVDQWFADLAHPAPNSNFSVQIPKWDFDSDFDLVAPLKTLGVREAFSDQANLSKMAEGALFIEKIKHKAVITAHEGGVEAAAATAVGIGVTSAPPVARTFQANRPFVFMIKDTETNSILFIGHVQDPS from the coding sequence ATGAACCAGTACAAAAATTATTTTTATATGCTTGGCCTATTACTAGGGCTCAATGCTTGTAATAAAGTAAATCTCCAACCTTCTCCTACCCCTACTCCTCCAACAGGAACAACAACAACGAACCAAGTGATTGAAGGGAATACTCAATTTGCGCTTGATATTTACCAAGAAGTTGTCAATGAGAATGAAAATCAGATGCTTTCCCCTTATAGTATTTCTACAGCCTTGGCAATGGTTTATGCAGGTACAGATGGCAATACAGCAACAGAAATGCAAAATGTTTTGGGTTTTGGTCCCAATAACAATAGCTTCCATCAAGCATTTAATCGAGTAACCAATACGATTGAGTCGAATATTAATACCGCTCCAAACAATGAAATTAATATCATTAATAAAATATGGCGAAATACCAGTTTTAATTTCCTATCTAGTTTTGAGCAACTCATGAACAATGAATATTTAGCTCCAGTTGTAGCAACCGATTTCAGTCAAAAAGCAGCAAGCAGGCAATTAATCAACAATTGGGTAGATCAAGAAACACATCAATTAATTCCTGAGTTATTACCCAATGGTTTTATTACAGACAAAACGGTCAGCGTATTGGTCAATGCCATTTATTTTAAAGCGGATTGGGAGCAGCAATTTGTTCCTGCGTTTACACATCCTCAATCGTTTAGAACAACCAATGCTGTTGTTACAACAGATATGATGTCAGACTTAATTCCAACCAATGATTTAAAATTTACGGAAGATGCTGATGCAGAGGTATTGGAGTTGTTCTTTAAAGATAAACAAAGTTCTATTGTATTGATTCTACCTAAAAATGCTGCAGTGGGGATTAACAACTTTGTTCAACAAACTTTATCCAAAACAAAAGTAGACCAGTGGTTTGCAGACTTAGCCCATCCTGCACCAAACTCTAACTTTAGCGTTCAGATTCCAAAATGGGATTTTGATAGTGACTTTGATTTAGTTGCTCCCCTCAAAACCTTAGGTGTACGAGAAGCTTTTTCTGATCAAGCCAACTTATCCAAAATGGCAGAGGGAGCTTTATTTATTGAAAAAATCAAACATAAAGCTGTCATTACAGCACATGAAGGAGGCGTTGAGGCAGCAGCAGCTACTGCTGTTGGTATTGGAGTTACTAGTGCCCCTCCTGTTGCTAGAACCTTTCAAGCAAATCGCCCTTTTGTTTTTATGATAAAAGATACTGAAACCAATTCGATTTTATTTATTGGGCATGTTCAAGACCCTAGCTAA
- a CDS encoding S9 family peptidase, whose protein sequence is MIATIPLEDFFKNPEKTAYSLSPNGEYFAFLAPYQNRKNIFVQKIGTEEIQQITQVTDRDLSGFFWANDERLIFVRDFDGDENYHLFSVTKEGKDEKDLTPFENVKVDIIDDLENDPEHLIIGMNKRIPQVFDPYRINIRTGETKQLAENPGNISSWITDHKGQLRIAIATDGVNTSVLYRKTEQDNFNIVLTTNFKETVHPMYFDFDNDETVYALSNRGRDKTAVVKMNIATGEELELIFEHPEVDVSYMSYSRQRQVPTTISYVTWKRQHKFVDQQVEDLYKRLERDLGKYEVVITSTNKSEDKFVVRTYSDRSLGAYYFYDKTTDQLEKITEVSAWLKEDQLAEMKPINYKSRDGLTIHGYLTLPKNVEHKNLPVIINPHGGPWARDAWTFNPEVQFLANRGYAVLQMNFRGSTGYGRQFWEASFQEWGLKMQDDVTDGVQWLIDEGIADPSRIAIYGGSYGGYCTLAGITFTPDLYACAIDYVGVSNLFTFMETIPPYWEIYLKMLHEMVGDPSNPEDSIRMRATSPVFHVDKIKAPLLIAQGAKDPRVNQDESDQMVAALREKGVAIEYILKENEGHGFHNQENRFEFYGRMEKFLEKHLTLQLQNN, encoded by the coding sequence ATGATAGCTACTATTCCTTTAGAAGATTTTTTTAAAAATCCTGAAAAAACAGCTTACTCCTTATCTCCCAATGGAGAGTATTTTGCGTTTTTAGCTCCTTACCAAAATCGCAAAAATATTTTTGTACAAAAAATTGGAACGGAAGAAATTCAGCAAATTACTCAAGTAACAGACCGTGATTTATCAGGTTTTTTCTGGGCCAATGACGAGCGTCTAATTTTTGTTCGTGATTTTGATGGCGATGAAAACTATCATTTATTCTCGGTAACAAAAGAAGGAAAAGATGAAAAAGATTTAACTCCTTTTGAGAATGTTAAAGTAGATATTATTGACGACTTGGAGAACGATCCAGAACATCTAATTATTGGGATGAACAAGCGCATTCCCCAAGTATTCGATCCGTACAGAATCAATATCCGTACAGGAGAAACAAAACAACTTGCCGAAAACCCTGGCAACATATCCAGTTGGATTACGGATCACAAGGGACAGTTGCGTATTGCAATTGCTACAGATGGTGTCAATACTTCTGTGTTGTATCGAAAAACAGAACAAGACAACTTCAATATCGTATTAACGACTAATTTTAAAGAAACAGTACATCCCATGTACTTTGATTTTGATAACGATGAAACCGTTTATGCACTGTCCAATAGAGGGAGAGATAAAACAGCGGTTGTCAAAATGAATATTGCAACAGGAGAAGAATTAGAATTAATTTTTGAGCATCCTGAAGTTGATGTTTCTTATATGTCTTACTCTCGTCAACGTCAAGTCCCAACAACCATTTCTTATGTTACGTGGAAACGTCAACACAAATTTGTAGATCAACAGGTCGAAGATTTGTATAAACGCCTAGAACGGGATTTAGGTAAATACGAAGTAGTCATCACCAGTACCAATAAATCAGAAGATAAATTTGTTGTTCGTACTTATAGTGATCGCTCATTAGGAGCTTATTATTTCTATGACAAAACAACCGATCAACTAGAGAAAATAACGGAAGTTAGTGCTTGGTTAAAAGAGGATCAATTGGCGGAAATGAAGCCCATTAACTATAAATCTAGGGATGGCTTAACCATTCATGGCTATTTAACTTTGCCAAAAAATGTTGAGCACAAAAACTTACCAGTTATCATCAACCCTCATGGCGGTCCTTGGGCTAGAGATGCTTGGACATTTAATCCTGAAGTTCAATTTTTAGCGAATAGAGGATATGCCGTTCTCCAAATGAATTTTAGAGGAAGTACGGGTTATGGTCGCCAATTCTGGGAAGCATCTTTTCAAGAATGGGGACTCAAAATGCAAGATGATGTTACCGATGGCGTTCAATGGTTAATTGATGAAGGCATTGCCGATCCTTCTAGAATCGCTATTTATGGTGGTAGTTATGGTGGTTATTGCACCTTAGCAGGAATTACCTTTACTCCCGATTTATATGCTTGTGCCATTGACTATGTTGGTGTTTCTAACTTATTCACGTTCATGGAAACCATCCCCCCTTATTGGGAAATTTATCTAAAAATGCTACATGAAATGGTTGGTGATCCATCTAATCCCGAAGATAGTATTCGGATGCGAGCTACTTCTCCTGTTTTTCATGTTGATAAAATCAAAGCTCCTTTATTGATTGCTCAAGGAGCTAAAGATCCCCGTGTCAACCAAGATGAATCGGATCAAATGGTTGCTGCCTTGCGAGAGAAAGGAGTCGCAATAGAGTATATTTTAAAAGAGAATGAAGGGCATGGCTTCCACAATCAAGAAAATCGCTTTGAGTTTTACGGTAGAATGGAAAAATTCTTAGAGAAGCATTTGACCTTACAACTTCAGAACAACTAA
- a CDS encoding YbjN domain-containing protein has protein sequence MSYFEKVKELILDLEYDIVHEEAETGILVINKESRGICEMILDCEDDVLIMEQIIFPIKEDNAGHYKQLLQMNRSLIHGAFVLTSSEAFNIIAFRDTLQLENLDRNELEESLNALTFALVENMDDLLVISGQA, from the coding sequence ATGAGCTATTTTGAAAAGGTAAAAGAATTAATACTAGACCTAGAATACGATATTGTACACGAAGAGGCAGAAACTGGTATTTTGGTCATCAATAAAGAGAGTAGAGGAATTTGTGAAATGATCCTAGACTGTGAAGATGATGTCCTAATCATGGAACAAATTATCTTTCCTATTAAAGAAGATAATGCTGGGCATTACAAACAATTATTGCAAATGAATCGCTCATTAATCCATGGTGCTTTTGTTTTAACTAGCTCTGAAGCCTTTAATATCATTGCTTTTAGAGATACCTTGCAGCTTGAGAATCTAGATCGAAACGAATTGGAGGAATCCTTAAACGCCTTAACATTTGCTTTGGTTGAAAATATGGATGATCTTCTTGTTATTTCTGGACAGGCCTAA
- a CDS encoding membrane dipeptidase: protein MKLFFVITTLLLSHFLLAQDSLEQNIRVYMDMQMHPTMHVPYNFFGDGFVFFDENSPPHLTHLHQFKNVNYANYWKNNKGARIIVAGALTSEWVKSRKKARKVILKQLNYVNQFAAEHAEDFVVAKTAQEVRYHIKNSHKTIIIHSIEGGKQLINSLEDAEFWAKQGVAFITLMHLVDSEYGSAAVRPGLFTTLLNFKGAIKGKKKRGLTEKGKKAIKWLAQAGIMTDLTHMESQTRKDALAFMTQEKIPPLSTHDCFKAIKNNARSISGEEILTIYQLNGFMALPISGMEMQLVKSQPYYINKEDSLIQAGCHCPGSVDSYKFMYQALQQYIEANIGLIRGDSSISFANLSEEEKVKYAIGFQSDFNGWLNHSRPRIGKKGCYPIDSTKNYEAIELEGLAHPGLLASQWRLLDKEGVDLAPILRSSERFIQLWEYFRENKQQWK, encoded by the coding sequence ATGAAATTATTCTTCGTTATAACAACACTACTTTTATCCCATTTTTTGCTTGCCCAAGATAGTTTGGAACAAAATATAAGAGTCTATATGGATATGCAAATGCACCCTACGATGCATGTTCCATACAATTTTTTTGGCGATGGTTTTGTTTTTTTTGATGAAAACAGTCCTCCTCACCTCACCCATCTCCATCAATTTAAAAATGTTAATTATGCCAATTATTGGAAAAATAATAAAGGGGCTCGAATTATTGTAGCAGGTGCCTTGACCTCTGAATGGGTAAAAAGTCGCAAAAAAGCCAGAAAAGTTATTCTAAAACAACTCAATTATGTCAATCAGTTTGCAGCAGAACACGCAGAGGATTTTGTAGTAGCCAAAACCGCTCAGGAGGTCAGGTACCACATCAAAAATAGCCATAAGACTATTATTATACATTCTATAGAAGGTGGAAAACAATTGATTAATAGCTTGGAAGATGCTGAATTTTGGGCAAAACAGGGGGTTGCCTTTATCACCTTGATGCATTTGGTCGATTCTGAATATGGCAGTGCCGCTGTACGCCCTGGACTATTTACCACACTTCTAAATTTTAAGGGAGCGATAAAAGGCAAAAAAAAACGTGGGCTAACAGAAAAGGGCAAAAAAGCCATCAAATGGTTGGCTCAGGCAGGCATTATGACCGATCTAACTCATATGGAAAGCCAAACTAGAAAAGATGCGCTTGCTTTTATGACCCAAGAAAAAATTCCCCCTTTATCCACTCACGATTGCTTTAAAGCCATCAAAAACAACGCTCGTTCTATTAGTGGCGAAGAAATTCTTACTATTTATCAATTGAATGGTTTCATGGCTTTGCCCATTAGTGGTATGGAAATGCAATTGGTTAAATCCCAGCCGTACTACATCAACAAAGAAGATAGCTTAATACAAGCAGGTTGTCACTGCCCTGGATCGGTAGATTCTTATAAATTTATGTATCAAGCACTTCAACAGTATATTGAAGCTAATATTGGTCTGATCAGAGGCGATAGCTCCATTTCCTTTGCTAACTTAAGTGAAGAGGAAAAGGTAAAATATGCCATTGGTTTTCAAAGTGATTTTAATGGTTGGCTCAATCATAGCCGCCCCCGTATTGGCAAAAAAGGTTGTTACCCCATTGATTCTACCAAAAACTATGAAGCTATAGAACTAGAAGGTTTAGCACATCCTGGCTTATTAGCCTCTCAGTGGCGACTCTTGGACAAAGAAGGAGTTGACTTAGCTCCCATTCTTCGTTCTTCTGAACGTTTTATACAATTATGGGAATATTTTAGAGAAAATAAACAGCAATGGAAATAA
- a CDS encoding family 16 glycosylhydrolase, with amino-acid sequence MLCLKKCNVLFICVILFNLISCQSGSRTENKKEVKVYYNGFPVPDEYKSGWEKFAHFFQKDTNYVNDNRVTLVSPQAYKFYQPSSTLPSRSKMIVREDLEVHFYPLNLDTAQQYQYVHEYNCKYEPHNFRYADVAYPSPCENGPHAKEKARAVLINKSETVKTIRCRMFFQNTSYWFPTSPDANFNTNVHLQNFYGGSNLLEVELQPGEEKEVFLEYIIGQDPKGNERASKQFYGPARPGSYEFMLWVSEEEADPLVQEKIDYTTINPFAYFQSKWVKGDVSVVDKVAHLAATHFKFVTHLETFDGANIYKPGTVYLLSNRDEKPLCDTCNGYFKDVIADEWTPDDYFKGYIHDAPMIKAEYGNRKENVRIDENGIYLRCPGSTPEKKQKTWGEIKFGPSFLYGTVKVVAKFSQLRNKETHTPTGIVHNLWLYQFNHPYADPIPGHPYAHMVNSRGKQPYEIDIEIWSKIYEENWGGGSAINYSIVDYMRDANVLVKPGEEKVIDNILKVDRVNDRQLNYPGEELLHQDFFNQYHLYEIIWTPHDVSYRVDGEQVAKIDWRMAKIPDEYTFLWIGSPIYQDGTYYAQEGIPFLPNDRFSHIRYISIE; translated from the coding sequence ATGCTGTGCCTCAAAAAATGTAATGTACTTTTTATTTGTGTAATACTTTTCAACTTAATCTCTTGTCAATCTGGTTCTAGGACCGAAAATAAGAAAGAGGTAAAGGTTTATTACAATGGTTTTCCTGTTCCTGATGAGTACAAATCAGGTTGGGAAAAATTTGCACATTTTTTTCAAAAAGATACCAACTACGTGAATGATAATAGAGTCACTTTGGTATCGCCTCAGGCTTATAAGTTCTATCAGCCGTCTTCTACTTTGCCCAGTCGATCCAAGATGATTGTCCGAGAAGACTTAGAAGTGCATTTTTATCCATTGAATTTGGATACTGCTCAACAGTATCAATATGTGCATGAGTACAATTGCAAATACGAACCGCATAATTTTCGCTATGCTGATGTGGCTTATCCTAGTCCTTGCGAAAATGGACCTCACGCCAAGGAAAAGGCTAGGGCCGTTCTAATCAATAAAAGCGAAACCGTTAAGACCATCCGATGTCGTATGTTTTTTCAGAATACTTCTTATTGGTTTCCGACCAGTCCTGATGCGAATTTTAACACGAATGTACATTTGCAAAATTTTTATGGTGGGAGCAACTTGCTTGAGGTAGAATTGCAGCCAGGAGAAGAAAAGGAGGTGTTCTTAGAATATATTATAGGGCAAGATCCTAAGGGAAATGAACGAGCCAGCAAACAGTTTTATGGTCCTGCTCGACCAGGATCGTATGAGTTTATGTTGTGGGTATCCGAAGAGGAAGCCGATCCACTTGTTCAAGAAAAAATAGATTATACGACAATTAACCCCTTTGCTTATTTTCAGTCTAAATGGGTGAAAGGTGACGTTTCTGTTGTCGATAAAGTCGCTCATTTAGCCGCTACACATTTTAAGTTTGTAACCCATTTAGAGACATTTGATGGAGCCAATATTTATAAGCCTGGAACGGTCTATCTATTGAGTAATCGAGATGAAAAACCGCTCTGTGATACTTGTAATGGCTATTTTAAAGATGTTATTGCAGATGAATGGACGCCTGATGATTATTTCAAAGGCTATATTCACGATGCGCCAATGATTAAAGCTGAATATGGAAATCGGAAAGAGAATGTCCGAATTGATGAAAATGGTATTTATCTAAGATGTCCAGGATCTACCCCTGAAAAAAAACAAAAAACTTGGGGCGAGATCAAATTTGGACCTAGCTTTTTGTACGGTACGGTCAAAGTTGTTGCTAAGTTTTCTCAATTGAGAAACAAAGAAACACATACTCCTACAGGAATTGTACATAATTTATGGTTGTATCAATTTAACCACCCTTATGCGGACCCCATTCCTGGTCATCCTTATGCTCATATGGTAAATAGCCGAGGGAAACAACCATACGAGATTGACATTGAAATTTGGTCTAAAATTTACGAGGAAAATTGGGGCGGCGGCTCAGCCATCAATTACTCTATCGTAGATTATATGCGAGATGCTAATGTATTGGTTAAACCAGGAGAAGAGAAAGTAATTGATAATATACTAAAAGTAGATCGAGTTAATGATCGCCAACTAAATTATCCTGGAGAAGAATTATTGCACCAAGACTTTTTTAACCAATATCATCTCTATGAAATTATTTGGACGCCTCATGATGTTAGTTATCGGGTAGATGGTGAGCAAGTGGCAAAAATAGATTGGAGAATGGCAAAAATCCCTGATGAGTATACTTTTCTGTGGATAGGAAGCCCTATTTATCAAGATGGCACTTATTATGCGCAAGAAGGAATTCCTTTTTTACCAAACGATCGCTTCTCTCATATTCGATACATTTCTATTGAATAG